One genomic region from Frateuria soli encodes:
- a CDS encoding tetratricopeptide repeat protein → MFSVPRWRSGSTVLAALLLAGCFSVPPQEEKPVVPAHDMVAAIRAAGAREQSIIDVAPLRDPGVTAWQDAARADERAGRYTDAAAKLDQALKLNPDSPDLLQDRAEVAIRLHDYAAAERLARRSWSLGPQLGPLCARNWQTIVEMRLQAGDQAGVATARTGVRDCHKEGVPRY, encoded by the coding sequence ATGTTTTCCGTTCCACGATGGCGTTCCGGTTCCACCGTCCTTGCCGCCCTGCTGCTTGCAGGTTGCTTCAGCGTTCCGCCGCAGGAAGAGAAGCCGGTCGTCCCGGCGCACGACATGGTTGCGGCAATCCGCGCCGCCGGTGCACGCGAGCAGTCGATCATCGACGTGGCGCCGCTGCGCGACCCGGGCGTGACGGCCTGGCAGGATGCCGCCCGGGCGGACGAACGCGCCGGTCGTTACACGGATGCCGCGGCCAAGCTCGACCAGGCGCTCAAGCTCAATCCCGACTCGCCCGACCTGCTGCAGGATCGCGCCGAGGTCGCCATCCGCCTGCACGACTACGCCGCCGCCGAGCGGCTCGCGCGCCGCTCCTGGTCACTGGGGCCCCAGCTCGGCCCGCTGTGCGCGCGCAACTGGCAGACCATCGTGGAGATGCGCCTGCAGGCCGGCGACCAGGCCGGCGTGGCGACGGCGCGCACGGGCGTGCGCGACTGCCACAAGGAAGGCGTCCCGCGGTACTGA
- a CDS encoding MAPEG family protein, whose product MGIELQMLVWSVVLGLVQVALAATGSIVQRSPAWAASARDQPGAPLTGVAGRLDRARGNFLETFALFAALVLVVVATGRQDATSALGAQLYFWARLAYVPVYAAGIPYLRTLVWAVSIAGIVMLLLAAL is encoded by the coding sequence ATGGGAATCGAACTGCAGATGCTGGTGTGGAGTGTGGTCCTTGGCCTGGTGCAGGTCGCGCTCGCGGCGACCGGGTCGATCGTCCAGCGCAGTCCGGCATGGGCCGCCAGCGCGCGCGACCAGCCGGGCGCGCCGCTCACCGGCGTGGCGGGGCGGCTCGACCGGGCGCGCGGCAATTTCCTGGAAACGTTCGCGCTGTTCGCCGCGCTGGTGCTGGTGGTGGTCGCGACGGGCAGGCAGGACGCGACCAGCGCGCTCGGCGCCCAGCTGTACTTCTGGGCGCGGCTGGCCTACGTGCCGGTATACGCCGCCGGGATTCCGTATCTGCGCACGCTGGTGTGGGCGGTGAGCATCGCGGGAATCGTGATGCTGCTGTTGGCTGCGCTCTGA
- a CDS encoding ATP-dependent DNA helicase yields the protein MTDPDDIGALLGADGPFARELPNFAPRLAQQAMARSVADAIANRDTLIAEAGTGTGKTYAYLVPALLSGERVIVSTGTKALQDQLYFRDLPKVRAVLGTRGKVALLKGRANYLCLYRLDQTVREGATFERTEAAQLAAIRAWSARTRAGDRMELAEVPEESPLWPRVTSTPENCLGVECPFFDDCHVVKARREALEAELVVVNHHLLFADLALKQEGFGEILPGAGAFILDEAHQVPELAGQFLSQSVSARQLADLAADTLRECNGVTGAIGLLLEPAEALQGALRRLRLAMDALPARGPFQQLDALATVHEGLHGLGELLADFADLLASQAERSRGLANVHERAAALAERLDRIVERGGAGDVRWYELFPRGFALHATPLDLAAPLRAMRERTQAAWIHTSATLSVAGSFDHFARQLGLDDPQTLNLDSPFDYASQALCYLPAGLPDPNARDHTERVIEAALPVLEASHGRAFLLFTSHRALRRAAELLADRVPWPLFVQGSAPRHQLLEDFRASGHGVLLGAASFWEGVDVAGEALSVVVIDKLPFAAPDDPVLQARLDALEQAGINPFMGWQVPAAAIALKQGAGRLIRDVHDRGVLMLCDPRLTGKGYGRLFLASLPPMPRTRELADVQAFFRDTALPLPL from the coding sequence ATGACCGATCCCGACGACATCGGCGCGCTGCTCGGCGCCGACGGCCCGTTTGCCCGCGAGCTGCCCAACTTCGCCCCGCGCCTGGCGCAGCAGGCGATGGCGCGTTCGGTCGCCGATGCCATCGCCAACCGCGACACGCTCATCGCCGAGGCCGGCACCGGCACCGGCAAGACCTACGCCTACCTGGTGCCGGCACTGCTCTCGGGCGAACGGGTGATCGTCTCCACCGGCACCAAGGCGCTGCAGGACCAGCTCTACTTCCGCGACCTGCCGAAGGTGCGCGCGGTGCTCGGCACCCGTGGCAAGGTCGCGTTGCTCAAGGGTCGCGCGAATTACCTGTGCCTTTACCGGCTGGACCAGACCGTGCGCGAGGGCGCCACCTTCGAGCGCACGGAGGCCGCGCAACTGGCGGCGATCCGCGCCTGGTCGGCGCGCACCCGCGCGGGCGACCGCATGGAGCTGGCCGAGGTGCCGGAGGAATCGCCGCTGTGGCCGCGCGTCACCTCCACGCCGGAGAACTGCCTTGGCGTCGAGTGCCCTTTCTTCGACGACTGCCATGTGGTCAAGGCGCGGCGCGAGGCGCTGGAGGCGGAGCTGGTGGTGGTCAACCACCACCTGCTGTTCGCGGACCTGGCGCTCAAGCAGGAAGGCTTCGGCGAGATCCTGCCGGGTGCCGGCGCCTTCATCCTGGACGAGGCACACCAGGTGCCGGAGCTCGCCGGCCAGTTCCTTTCGCAAAGCGTGAGCGCACGCCAGCTGGCCGACCTCGCCGCCGATACCCTGCGCGAATGCAACGGCGTCACCGGTGCCATCGGGCTGTTGCTGGAACCGGCCGAAGCATTGCAGGGCGCGCTGCGCCGCCTGCGGCTGGCGATGGATGCGCTGCCCGCGCGCGGACCGTTCCAGCAACTGGACGCGCTGGCCACCGTGCACGAGGGGTTGCACGGCCTCGGCGAACTGCTCGCCGACTTCGCCGACCTGCTCGCCTCGCAGGCGGAGCGGTCGCGCGGCCTGGCCAACGTGCACGAGCGTGCCGCCGCGCTCGCCGAGCGGCTGGACCGGATCGTCGAGCGCGGCGGCGCCGGGGACGTGCGCTGGTATGAACTCTTCCCGCGCGGCTTCGCCCTGCATGCCACGCCGCTGGATCTGGCCGCGCCCTTGCGTGCCATGCGCGAGCGCACCCAGGCGGCATGGATCCATACCTCCGCCACGCTCTCGGTCGCCGGCAGCTTTGACCACTTCGCCCGCCAGCTGGGCCTGGACGACCCTCAGACGCTCAACCTCGACAGCCCGTTCGACTATGCGAGCCAGGCTCTGTGCTATCTGCCCGCGGGCCTGCCCGACCCGAACGCACGCGACCACACCGAACGGGTGATCGAAGCCGCATTGCCCGTGCTCGAGGCCTCCCATGGCCGCGCGTTTCTGCTGTTCACCTCGCATCGCGCACTCCGTCGCGCCGCCGAACTGCTCGCCGACCGCGTGCCATGGCCGCTGTTCGTACAGGGCAGCGCGCCGCGTCACCAGCTGCTGGAGGACTTCCGCGCCAGTGGCCACGGCGTGCTGCTTGGCGCCGCCAGCTTCTGGGAGGGCGTCGATGTCGCCGGTGAAGCGTTGAGTGTGGTGGTGATCGACAAACTGCCGTTCGCCGCACCGGACGACCCGGTACTGCAGGCGCGCCTGGACGCGCTGGAGCAGGCGGGCATCAACCCCTTCATGGGCTGGCAGGTCCCCGCGGCCGCGATCGCGCTCAAGCAGGGCGCCGGCCGCCTGATCCGCGACGTGCACGACCGCGGCGTGCTGATGCTGTGCGACCCGCGCCTGACCGGCAAGGGCTACGGCCGCCTGTTCCTCGCCAGCCTGCCGCCGATGCCGCGCACGCGCGAGCTGGCGGACGTGCAGGCGTTCTTCCGCGACACCGCGCTGCCGCTGCCCTTGTAG
- a CDS encoding VOC family protein: protein MAKVIGLGGIFFKSRDPAALTAWYARHLGMEPEAWGGVRFQEDASRPGYLLWTPFPADTTYFQPSQQTYMINFRVDDLAGLLERLRAEGVEVDERVDQSEYGAFGWITDPEGNRVELWQPV from the coding sequence ATGGCCAAGGTCATCGGACTGGGTGGGATCTTCTTCAAGTCGCGCGATCCGGCCGCGCTGACCGCGTGGTATGCGCGGCACCTGGGCATGGAACCGGAGGCGTGGGGCGGTGTGCGTTTCCAGGAGGACGCCTCGCGACCGGGCTACCTGCTGTGGACGCCGTTCCCCGCCGACACCACCTACTTCCAGCCGAGCCAGCAGACCTACATGATCAACTTCCGCGTCGACGACCTCGCCGGGTTGCTGGAACGGCTGCGTGCCGAGGGCGTGGAGGTGGACGAGCGCGTGGACCAGAGCGAGTACGGCGCGTTCGGCTGGATCACCGACCCCGAAGGCAACCGCGTCGAGCTCTGGCAGCCAGTCTAG
- a CDS encoding isocitrate lyase/phosphoenolpyruvate mutase family protein, with protein MPACEQMAEAARRQMRHRGRLRGVVADPLIARLVEASPLAVNIMVMTGSAEPGPPGELGVARISHVPGPWRGAMQWLADAARATMA; from the coding sequence ATGCCGGCCTGCGAACAGATGGCGGAAGCGGCGCGGCGACAGATGCGCCATCGCGGCCGCCTGCGCGGCGTGGTGGCCGATCCGCTGATCGCCCGCCTGGTGGAAGCCTCGCCGCTCGCGGTGAACATCATGGTGATGACCGGGAGTGCCGAGCCGGGCCCGCCTGGCGAACTGGGCGTGGCGCGGATCAGTCACGTTCCGGGGCCATGGCGCGGGGCGATGCAGTGGCTGGCCGATGCGGCAAGGGCCACCATGGCCTGA
- a CDS encoding helix-turn-helix domain-containing protein produces the protein MNAQPLDTSRPIGDLLREWRRHRRLSQLDLATGAEISTRHLSFVESGRANPSRDMILHLAEYLDVPLRERNALLVAAGFAPAFRERALDDPALATARATIDLLLKGLEPYPALAVDRYWQLVASNQATLRLLGGVAPELLEPPVNVLRLSLHPAGLAPRIRNLGQWRAHLLHRLRQQIDASHDPQLIALLRELQALPVPAGTPEADSGSSIAVPLQLEVDGEVLSMLSTTTVFGTPVDITLAELALEAFVPADAATVERLRALAGWTG, from the coding sequence ATGAACGCCCAGCCTCTCGACACCTCGCGCCCCATCGGGGACCTGCTGCGCGAATGGCGCCGCCACCGTCGTCTTTCGCAGCTCGACCTCGCCACCGGCGCGGAGATCTCCACGCGCCACCTGAGCTTCGTCGAATCCGGCCGCGCCAATCCAAGCCGCGACATGATCCTGCACCTGGCCGAATACCTGGACGTGCCGCTGCGCGAGCGCAACGCCCTGCTGGTCGCCGCCGGCTTCGCACCGGCCTTCCGCGAGCGCGCGCTGGACGACCCCGCGCTCGCCACCGCCCGCGCCACCATCGACCTGCTGCTCAAGGGCCTGGAGCCCTATCCCGCACTCGCGGTGGACCGCTACTGGCAACTGGTCGCCAGCAACCAGGCCACGTTGCGCCTGCTCGGTGGCGTCGCGCCCGAGCTGCTCGAGCCGCCGGTCAACGTGCTGCGCCTGAGCCTGCACCCGGCCGGACTCGCCCCGCGCATCCGCAACCTCGGCCAGTGGCGCGCACACCTGCTGCACCGCCTGCGCCAGCAGATCGATGCCAGCCACGATCCACAGCTGATCGCCTTGCTGCGCGAACTGCAGGCCCTGCCCGTCCCCGCCGGCACGCCGGAGGCCGATAGCGGCTCCTCCATCGCCGTGCCGCTGCAACTGGAGGTCGACGGCGAAGTGCTCTCGATGCTCAGCACCACCACCGTGTTCGGCACACCGGTCGACATCACCCTGGCCGAGCTGGCACTGGAGGCGTTCGTGCCGGCCGACGCGGCGACGGTGGAACGGCTTCGGGCCCTGGCCGGCTGGACCGGTTAG
- a CDS encoding alpha/beta fold hydrolase, whose product MSHFTTTDETRLFYRDWGHGRPIVFLASWALDSRAWDRHMLYFNALGYRCIAMDRRGHGRSDDPGRGYQLDRLADDVAGLLEHLDLREATLVTHSMASGEATRYLARHGSGRVSRMVFLAPVAPSYAEGSRGPWSMDEPTTDAVLAAIRSDLPRWLADNADAFFLPAETGTSPQFVQHTIDIIHDASLQALLECFRAKRADQRAELAAIDVPLLVIHGNRDASEPVQQGRAIATLVPHSRYVEYAGAPHGLYHTHFDQLVEDIGAFLRETALQSA is encoded by the coding sequence ATGAGCCACTTCACCACCACCGACGAGACCCGCTTGTTCTACCGCGACTGGGGCCACGGCCGACCGATCGTCTTCCTCGCCTCCTGGGCGTTGGACTCGCGCGCCTGGGACCGGCACATGCTGTACTTCAACGCGCTCGGCTACCGCTGCATCGCGATGGACCGTCGCGGCCACGGCCGTTCGGATGACCCGGGTCGCGGCTACCAGCTCGATCGCCTGGCCGACGACGTGGCCGGATTGCTCGAGCACCTGGACCTGCGCGAGGCCACGCTGGTCACGCATTCGATGGCCAGCGGGGAAGCCACCCGCTACCTCGCCCGCCACGGCAGCGGACGCGTGTCCAGGATGGTCTTCCTGGCGCCCGTCGCGCCCAGCTATGCCGAAGGAAGCCGCGGGCCGTGGAGCATGGACGAGCCCACCACCGACGCCGTGCTCGCCGCCATCCGCAGCGACCTGCCGCGCTGGCTGGCCGACAACGCCGACGCTTTCTTCCTGCCCGCGGAAACCGGCACCTCGCCGCAGTTCGTGCAACACACCATCGACATCATCCACGATGCCTCGCTGCAGGCGCTGCTCGAATGCTTCCGCGCCAAGCGGGCCGACCAGCGCGCGGAGCTGGCGGCGATCGACGTGCCGCTGCTGGTGATCCACGGCAACCGCGACGCCAGCGAACCGGTGCAGCAGGGGCGCGCGATCGCCACGCTGGTGCCGCACAGCCGCTACGTGGAGTACGCCGGCGCGCCGCACGGGCTTTACCACACGCACTTCGACCAGCTGGTCGAGGACATCGGCGCGTTCCTGCGCGAGACCGCACTCCAATCCGCCTGA
- a CDS encoding nuclear transport factor 2 family protein, which produces MNATRELIANYLRTWNEADPLRRRALIEDVYAEHATYTDPMAQAHGWEAIDATIDAVQGMFPGHVFTLAGEVDAHHDVARFHWHLAAPDASEPLVIGFDVAELDEGRIRRVHGFLDKVPVAA; this is translated from the coding sequence ATGAACGCCACCCGCGAACTGATCGCCAACTACCTCCGCACCTGGAACGAAGCCGATCCGCTGCGCCGCCGCGCGCTGATCGAGGACGTCTACGCCGAACACGCCACCTACACCGACCCGATGGCGCAGGCACATGGGTGGGAAGCCATCGACGCGACCATCGATGCCGTGCAGGGCATGTTTCCCGGCCATGTCTTCACGCTCGCCGGCGAAGTGGACGCGCACCACGACGTGGCCCGCTTCCACTGGCATCTCGCCGCACCGGACGCGAGCGAACCACTGGTGATCGGCTTCGACGTGGCCGAGCTGGACGAGGGCCGCATCCGCCGCGTGCATGGCTTCCTGGACAAGGTTCCGGTGGCCGCCTGA
- a CDS encoding DHA2 family efflux MFS transporter permease subunit translates to MPTPSPTRDGRWLALTVLCLGVLMIVLDTTIVNVALPSIRADLGFSEATLAWVVNAYVLTYGGFLLLGGRLGDLFGHRKLFLLGLVLFTLASLACGVAGSREWLVVARGIQGLGGAVVTAVALSLIMDLFTEPAERAKAMGVYGFVCAGGGSVGVLLGGLLVSTLGWHWVFLVNLPIGLAVFVASLRLLPGAVLGSSDRRHLDVGGALAITTALILAVYAIVDGNQAGWLSARTLGMLAVAMALFGLFLFIEARVRAPLVPLKLFRLRNLSIANVVGVLWAGAMFAWFFLSALYLQLVLGYGPMEVGLAFLPGNLVMAACSLGLSARIVMRFGLRRPLAGGLLVAAVGLALFARAPVDGQFLVDVLPGMVLLGLGAGIAFNPVLLAAMNDVEPRDSGLASGIVNTAFMMGGALGLAVLASLAAARTGTALEAGAAQAVALNAGYRVAFLAGTGFALLAALLGGLLLRPRRRMAAGTVEAAPAP, encoded by the coding sequence ATGCCGACCCCATCCCCCACCCGCGACGGCCGCTGGCTCGCCCTCACCGTGCTGTGCCTGGGCGTGCTGATGATCGTGCTGGACACCACCATCGTGAACGTGGCGCTGCCCTCGATCCGCGCCGACCTGGGCTTTTCCGAGGCCACGCTGGCCTGGGTGGTGAACGCCTACGTGCTGACCTACGGCGGGTTCCTGCTGCTGGGCGGGCGGCTGGGCGACCTGTTCGGGCACCGCAAGCTGTTCCTGCTCGGGCTGGTGCTGTTCACCCTCGCCTCGCTGGCCTGCGGAGTGGCCGGTTCGCGCGAATGGTTGGTGGTTGCCCGCGGCATCCAGGGCCTGGGCGGCGCGGTGGTCACCGCGGTGGCGCTGTCGCTGATCATGGACCTGTTCACCGAACCGGCCGAGCGGGCCAAGGCGATGGGCGTGTACGGCTTCGTCTGCGCCGGCGGCGGCAGCGTGGGCGTGCTGCTCGGCGGCCTGCTGGTAAGCACACTGGGTTGGCACTGGGTGTTTCTGGTCAACCTGCCGATCGGCCTGGCGGTGTTCGTGGCCTCGCTCAGGCTGCTGCCGGGGGCGGTCCTCGGCAGCAGCGACAGGCGCCACCTGGACGTGGGCGGCGCACTCGCCATCACCACGGCGCTGATCCTGGCGGTATATGCGATCGTCGACGGCAACCAGGCCGGCTGGTTGTCGGCGCGCACGCTGGGCATGCTCGCCGTCGCGATGGCGCTGTTCGGGTTGTTCCTGTTCATCGAGGCGCGGGTGCGCGCGCCACTGGTGCCGCTGAAGCTGTTCCGCCTGCGCAACCTGTCGATCGCCAACGTGGTCGGCGTGCTGTGGGCCGGCGCGATGTTCGCCTGGTTCTTCCTGTCCGCGCTGTACCTGCAACTGGTGCTCGGTTACGGGCCGATGGAAGTGGGCCTGGCCTTCCTGCCCGGCAACCTGGTGATGGCCGCCTGTTCGCTGGGTCTTTCCGCGCGCATCGTGATGCGCTTCGGCCTCCGCCGCCCGCTGGCCGGCGGCCTGCTGGTGGCGGCGGTCGGCCTGGCCTTGTTCGCACGCGCGCCGGTCGACGGGCAGTTCCTGGTCGACGTACTGCCCGGCATGGTGTTGCTGGGCCTGGGCGCGGGCATCGCCTTCAACCCGGTGCTGCTGGCGGCGATGAACGACGTCGAGCCGCGCGATTCGGGACTGGCCTCGGGCATCGTCAACACCGCCTTCATGATGGGCGGTGCGTTGGGCCTGGCCGTGCTGGCCAGCCTGGCGGCCGCGCGCACCGGCACGGCGCTGGAGGCCGGGGCCGCACAGGCGGTCGCGCTCAATGCCGGTTACCGCGTCGCGTTCCTGGCCGGTACCGGCTTCGCGCTGCTGGCGGCCCTGCTCGGCGGCCTGCTGCTGCGCCCGCGCCGGAGGATGGCCGCGGGTACGGTGGAAGCCGCACCGGCGCCCTAG